The Candidatus Thermoplasmatota archaeon genome window below encodes:
- a CDS encoding PAS domain S-box protein — MSKYSIISVPRELHDELQKKVNRKPELGYSSIAEFCKEAIRIHVSNVRMERREALLQQIDFGELLKKIELAASTNGGEYRQIFENLKAPAFIISPDGRIINCNDETVDSLGYSRKEELLDENISTIFSDEREMNEMMEYINSRSFVKNYEIKLLRRDGKALDFILAVGTIKKRGKVEKYIGIGKDITARKMVEARLKKERELYSLILTEMCDAITVLQDGKIKFAGGQCRATGYSTEELTGINFLDIVAPEDKKRVEENYRKRIEGKDVPSIVRYKLISKDGKIREIEASMRIIEYEGRPADLAVIRYHA; from the coding sequence ATGTCAAAATACAGTATAATATCTGTTCCACGAGAATTGCATGACGAACTGCAAAAAAAGGTAAATAGAAAACCAGAATTGGGGTATTCAAGCATTGCAGAGTTTTGCAAGGAAGCGATTCGCATCCATGTTTCCAACGTGAGAATGGAAAGAAGGGAGGCACTCCTCCAGCAGATAGATTTTGGGGAGCTATTAAAAAAGATAGAACTGGCAGCATCTACCAATGGGGGAGAATATCGGCAAATATTTGAAAATTTGAAAGCTCCTGCTTTTATCATATCACCTGATGGCAGGATAATTAACTGCAATGATGAAACCGTGGATAGCCTTGGGTACAGCAGGAAGGAGGAACTTCTCGATGAGAACATATCCACAATATTTTCGGATGAACGTGAAATGAATGAAATGATGGAATACATTAATAGCAGGAGTTTTGTAAAAAATTATGAAATTAAACTGCTAAGAAGAGATGGAAAAGCCCTAGATTTTATACTGGCTGTCGGAACAATAAAGAAACGTGGAAAAGTTGAAAAGTATATCGGCATTGGAAAAGACATTACTGCGAGGAAGATGGTAGAGGCAAGGCTGAAAAAAGAGAGAGAACTCTATTCACTCATTTTAACTGAAATGTGTGATGCCATAACCGTACTTCAAGACGGAAAAATAAAGTTTGCGGGTGGGCAATGCAGGGCTACTGGCTATTCAACTGAAGAGTTAACGGGGATAAATTTTTTAGATATTGTCGCCCCGGAAGACAAAAAGAGAGTCGAAGAGAATTACAGAAAGAGAATTGAAGGAAAAGATGTCCCATCCATAGTCAGATATAAGCTTATTTCCAAGGATGGAAAAATAAGAGAAATAGAGGCATCGATGCGCATCATAGAATACGAGGGGAGACCTGCCGACCTTGCCGTCATAAGATATCATGCTTAA